A window of the Hypomesus transpacificus isolate Combined female chromosome 8, fHypTra1, whole genome shotgun sequence genome harbors these coding sequences:
- the LOC124470423 gene encoding LOW QUALITY PROTEIN: ankyrin repeat and SAM domain-containing protein 6-like (The sequence of the model RefSeq protein was modified relative to this genomic sequence to represent the inferred CDS: deleted 1 base in 1 codon): protein MNFGVPANSLLLFRACDEGDYETARGVLEPGAKESGRQSRLRSEVGSECNVVDVTRGISLVPVDSTDEQSNTALQFASASGHENLVRFLLRKGASVDSRNNYGWTPLMQAARFGHLSVAHILLENGAEVNGRNRLGASVLSMAARGGHTHVAKLLLEGGAYVDDYDHLAMVDDVSNGNNNNSCSDDGFVASEGCGLEGGIGGGGGREFMDVTALLVASLQGQEPMVRLLMEWGSEVNFSQKTTGWGALMLATLSGKVSVAQQLVERGADPDQTNVLSKTAFELALQLKQKEVKNYLDSITTVRPQTDDEKRRPDVFSALKLGNSQLVKEILEEDPTQVNIANQDGASPLMMASVSGQLEVVQLLVEKNADIDKQDGVHGWTALMQATYHGNKDVVKYLLSQKADFNLKAKNGYTAFDLVMLLNDPDTELVRLLASVCMLVDKDKAKAKGRPRLTRSQSRHSLSTLPLPPDDRGGLKSWWNRMSNRFRRLKLTHTLRHGLSSNRLAPFPDADASLDATMKADRKSDRKCVVANGTAMAPTAAVGGNDISTAWTAKSKDSGLGRTASEKNDTLIFTMLRSRAPLTRLPNDKLKAVIPPFLPPSNFEPWNSDRSRVLKGGRSDASRLSMPARPGKASFNSGGSSDITSISRVVNRSIKFPSISKGPSSSSPSNSGHYHSPHSSGGSNGLAGVNRHGSDSHNRSGGSADSVLSQIAAQRKRAAGLLDPKTQTSEMAGQNPGPGPCCTPGPSQAQAQAPVPGPSMAELSLPDVHSTPSLVANDVHSRRKMDLKKRPQSGNSSTSKSTSPTLTPSPSPTPKPPVGDSLSSASSHPRSKSSGGSSSGTITDEDELSSILKKLSLEKYQPIFEEQEVDMEAFLTLTDGDLKELGIKTDGPRQQILAAISELNAGKGRERQILQETIHNFQSSFGSSASNPRPPGHPRSPTGWVRHQVRSSNKR, encoded by the exons ATGAATTTTGGCGTTCCTGCAAACTCTTTGCTTCTATTCCGTGCCTGCGATGAAGGAGACTATGAGACTGCCCGGGGGGTTCTGGAACCGGGAGCGAAGGAGTCGGGGCGGCAGAGCAGGCTGCGGTCAGAAGTGGGATCCGAGTGCAACGTTGTGGACGTCACCCGCGGTATCTCCCTGGTGCCCGTGGATAGCACCGACGAACAGAGCAACACAGCGCTTCAGTTTGCCTCCGCGAGCGGACACGAGAACCTGGTTCGGTTTCTTCTGAGGAAAGGGGCTTCGGTAGACAGTCGGAACAACTACGGCTGGACCCCGCTTATGCAGGCTGCAAG GTTTGGTCACCTGAGCGTTGCCCACATCCTGTTAGAGAACGGTGCAGAGGTCAACGGCAGAAACCGCCTCGGCGCCAGCGTTCTGTCCATGGCGGCCCGCGGAGGCCACACCCACGTGGCCAAGCTCCTCCTCGAGGGTGGAGCCTATGTTGACGACTATGACCACCTGGCCATGGTCGATGATGTCTCCaatggcaacaacaacaacagctgcag tgatgacgGGTTTGTGGCGAGCGAGGGATGTGGTCTTGAAGGGGGCatcggtgggggaggggggcgagagtTCATGGACGTCACAGCGCTCCTGGTGGCCTCGCTGCAGGGACAGGAGCCAATGGTCCGTCTGCTGATGGAGTGGGGGTCGGAGGTCAACTTCTCCCAGAAGACCACGGGCTGGGGAGCACTTATGCTAGCCACGCTCAGCGGGAAG GTGAGCGTGGCCCAGCAGTTGGTTGAGCGAGGggcagacccagaccagaccaaTGTCCTATCAAAGACGGCATTTGAGCTGGCACTGCAACTGAAACAGAAAGAGGTGAAGAACTATCTGGACTCCATCACCACCGTACGACCCCAAACTG ATGATGAGAAGAGACGTCCTGATGTGTTCAGTGCTCTGAAGCTGG gtaaCTCCCAGCTGGTGAAAGAAATCCTAGAGGAGGATCCCACCCAGGTGAATATAGCCAATCAGGATGGAGCATCTCCTCTGATGATGGCATCCGTGAGCGGCCAATTAGAGGTGGTCCAGCTGCTAGTGGAGAAGAACGCCGACATAGACAAGCAAGATGGGGTCCATGGTTGGACGGCCCTGATGCAAGCCACGTACCATGG GAACAAGGATGTGGTGAAGTACCTTCTTAGCCAGAAAGCAGACTTCAACCTGAAAGCCAAGAACGGATACACAGCCTTCGACCTGGTCATGCTGCTCAACGACCCAG acacAGAGCTGGTGCGCCTGCTTGCCTCAGTATGTATGCTGGTGGACAAGGACAAGGCTAAGGCCAAAGGACGACCACGCCTCACACGGTCCCAGAGCCGCCATTCCCTCAGCACCCTT CCGCTGCCCCCAGACGACAGGGGGGGACTCAAG TCCTGGTGGAACAGGATGTCCAACAGGTTCCGCCGTTTGAAACTGACCCATACACTGAGACACGGTCTCTCGTCCAATCGGCTTGCTCCATTCCCTGACGCAGACGCTTCGCTGGACGCCACCAtgaaggcagacaggaagtcagacaggaagtgtgttgTTGCTAACGGAACAGCGATGGCGCCTACTGCTGCCGTGGGGGGCAACGACATCAGCACAGCCTGGACGGCCAAAAGCAAGGATAGTG GTCTGGGCAGAACGGCCTCTGAAAAGAACGACACTCTTATTTTCACCATG ttaAGAAGCAGGGCCCCCCTGACTCGGCTGCCCAATGACAAGCTGAAGGCGGTGATCccccccttcctgcccccctccaaCTTCGAGCCCTGGAACTCAGACCGCTCGCGGGTCCTGAAGGGAGGCAGGAGCGATGCCTCTCGTCTCAGCATGCCAGCCAGGCCCGGCAAGGCCTCCTTCAACAGTGGTGGCAGCTCCGACATA ACTTCCATCAGCCGTGTGGTGAACAGGTCCATCAAGTTCCCCAGCATCTCCAAAggcccgtcctcctcctccccctccaactCTGGCCACTACCACTCCCCTCACTCCTCAGGGGGCTCCAACGGGCTGGCGGGGGTCAACCGCCATGGGTCTGACTCACACAAccgctcag GGGGGAGTGCAGACAGCGTACTCTCTCAGATTGCTGcccagaggaagagagcagctGGATTGCTGGATCCCAAGACTCAGACATCGGAAATGGCTGGCCAgaatcctggtcctggtccttgcTGTACTCCTGGTCCtagccaggcccaggcccaggctccTGTTCCAGGCCCCAGCATGGCTGAGCTCAGCCTGCCTGATGTCCACAGCACCCCCAGCCTGGTGGCCAATGACGTCCACTCCAGACGA AAGATGGATCTGAAGAAGAGGCCTCAATCTGGGAATTCCTCCACATCTAAGAGCACCTCCCCCACGctcactccctctccatcccccacccccaaaccccCGGTGGGCgactccctctcctccgcctcctcccacCCTCGCTCCAAGAGCAGTGGAGGCTCCAGCAGTGGCACCATCACCGATGAAg ATGAGCTGTCCAGCATCCTGAAGAAACTCTCTCTGGAAAAGTACCAGCCCATATTTGAGGAACAGGAG gtgGACATGGAGGCCTTCCTGACCCTGACCGATGGGGACCTGAAGGAGCTGGGCATCAAGACTGATGGCCCCCGGCAGCAGATACTGGCAGCCATCTCTGAACTCAACGCTGGCAAG ggcagagagaggcagatccTACAGGAGACCATCCATAACTTCCAGTCTTCATTTGGCAGCAGTGCCAGCAACCCCAGACCTCCTGGACATCCACGCT CTCCTACTGGCTGGGTCAGACACCAGGTCAGATCCTCCAACAAAAGGTAG
- the sugct gene encoding succinate--hydroxymethylglutarate CoA-transferase produces the protein MSGTFTFFGICLPALRSSGIKRVLYRHHQTRISLRRLLSTAQPGDVIRPLEGTRVLDLTRVLAGPFATMILGDLGAEIIKVERPGAGDDTRAWGPPFVGEESAYFLSVNRNKKSVAVNLKDPRGVQIILELAGVCDVLVENYLPGKLCEMGLGYEDVSRTNPQLVYCSISGYGQTGPQSQKPGYDSIASAVSGMMHITGPEDGEPVRPGVAMTDLATGLYCHGAIMAALLHRQKTGMGTHIDCNLVSTQVACLTHIAANYLNAGKEARRWGTAHQSIVPYQ, from the exons ATGTCTGGGACCTTCACGTTCTTTGGAATATGTTTACCTGCACTGAGATCAAGCGGGATAAAACGGGTTCTCTACCGGCATCATCAGACACGCATCAGTCTCAGACGACTGCTGTCCACCGCGCAGCCAG GTGATGTCATCCGGCCGCTAGAGGGCACCAGAGTTCTAGACCTAACGAG GGTTCTGGCAGGTCCATTTGCCACCATGATACTGGGAGACCTTGGGGCTGAGATTATCAAAGTGGAGAGACCAG gtgCTGGGGATGACACCAGAGCGTGGGGACCCCCCTTTGTGGGAGAGGAGAGCGCATACTTCCTCAGTGTCAACAGAAACAAGAAG AGTGTAGCTGTGAACCTGAAAGATCCCAGAGGGGTCCAGATCATCTTGGAG CTTGCAGGTGTATGTGACGTGCTGGTGGAGAACTACCTTCCTGGAAAGCTGTGTGAGATGGGCCTAGGGTACGAGGACGTGAGCCGAACCAACCCCCAGCTAGTCTACTGCTCCATCTCAG gatatgGACAGACAGGGCCCCAGTCCCAGAAGCCAGGGTATGACTCCATAGCATCTGCGGTGTCAGGGATGATGCACATAACAGGCCCAGAG GACGGCGAGCCCGTAAGGCCGGGTGTTGCCATGACAGACCTAGCCACGGGCCTCTACTGTCACGGAGCCATCATGGCAGCTTTGCTGCATCGACAGAAGACTGGAATGGGCACCCACATTGACTGTAACCTGGTCTCCACACAG gtggcctgtctcacacacatagCAGCCAACTACCTTAATGCTGGGAAGGAGGCCCGAAGATGGGGAACAGCCCACCAGAGTATCGTTCCTTATCAG TAA
- the LOC124470495 gene encoding proteasome maturation protein, whose product MNTRGFRSQLKDSVPVTGLCPQAGAYGVQDTLRSGFSSVKNELLPSHVLELSEKNFQLNQDKMNFSTLRNIQGLHAPLKLQMEYRAARQIQRLPFLQSSNLALDTLRGNDESIGFEDILCDPSQSEVMGEPHMMVEYKLGFM is encoded by the exons ATG AATACCAGAGGATTCCGTTCACAGCTAAAAGACAGTGTGCCAGTGACGGGCTTGTGCCCACAGGCCGGCGCGTACGGTGTGCAGGACACACTAAGGAGCgg GTTCAGCAGTGTGAAGAATGAACTACTTCCCAGCCATGTGTTGGAGCTGTCAGAGAAGAAT TTCCAGCTGAACCAGGACAAGATGAACTTCTCAACCCTGCGAAACATCCAGGGTCTCCACGCTCCCCTCAAACTGCAGATGGAGTACAGGGCAGCCcgccag ATCCAGAGGCTTCCTTTCCTGCAGAGTTCTAACCTGGCGTTGGACACCCTCAGAGGCAACGATGAGAGCATCGGCTTTGAAGACATCCTCTGTG ATCCCTCCCAGAGTGAGGTGATGGGGGAGCCTCACATGATGGTGGAGTACAAACTGGGATTTATGTGA